Below is a window of Demequina muriae DNA.
GGCGCGGAGACGTCCGCCCCCGCATCGACGAACCGCTGTAGCTGAGCCGAGTCGTCTTCGTACAGGCCGTACGGATCCACACGCTTGCGTGCGCCGGTGAAACGCGAGAGGAATCCCATGGGCCAACGCTAGTCGCTCGCGACCGGGACTCGACACGCGAGTCTCCTGGGCTTCACTGCACGGGGCCGATGCGCGGGCCGGGTCGGCCTGCGCGCGCTCACGCGGCGGGTGGACGGCAGCGGAGCACCTCGAGCCCACCGCGGTCCTCCAGCGACAGGTCGCCGGCGGCATGCGGGGTCAGGAGGGTCACGCCCCGTCGCACCGGGATCTCCGGCCCGTGTGCGGGCACCAGCACCCCCTCACCGTCGGCGACGACCAGCACGGAGAACCCCGCGTCGCAGCGCGAGTCGCCACGCAGCCGTTCCGCGCGGAAGAACTCCGCCGCGCCCGGCAGCAGTGCGCCGTCGTCCTCGGCGCTCGACTCGCGCCACGACGCCACCTCGATCAGCTCGCGACCGCGGCGATCGAGCGCCTCGAGCGCGACGTCGAATCCCAGGCCCAGATGGCCGTCCCGCACGCCGTCGATCGCGAAGTCCTTCCACTCCATCAGCACCGACAGATCAGTGGGCTCCTGGAGCTCGACCACGAGCGCGCCCCTGCCGATCGCGTGCGGCGTGCCGGCAGGGACCAGCACCGCGTCGCCCGCGGCGGGCTGGAGACGGTGCATCGCGCCGAGCATGGCGTCGACATCCTGGTCCCTCACCCACGAGCGGACCTCCTCCCGCGACACGTCGCGGACGAACCCCAGCCACACCGGCGCGGGCTCGAGGAAGATCCACGCCTCCGTCTTGCCGTGGCCGAGTCCCAGGTGACGCTGCGCGAACGGCACGTCCGGGTGCACGTGGACCGGGAGCCGCTGGCCCGCGTCGAGAAGCTTGACGAGCACCGCGGGGTCGTCGCCGTACCTCGCGACGTGGTCGGCACCGAGCCAACTCACCGGGTGGGCGCGGACGGCATCGGCCAGCAGCGTGCTGTCAGCAAGCGTGCTCAGCCCCAGCCGGTCGTGGCCGAACAGCGTGGTCACGGACCCCACCCAGTCCTCGGGTGTGTGGGGTTGAGCGGGGCCGGTGCCGCGGAACGCCGCGATGCGCTCTCCTCCGGCGTAGAACCGGGCGGGCGGCTGGTTCGCCGGCAGGATCCACGCGCGCGCGGCTGTGGTCACGACGAGCGACCCTGGGCGACGCCGGTGGCGAGCGACGCGACGAGGCCACCCACGAACGCATCGCCCAGACCGATCGTGGTGGGCGCATCGGTCACCAGTTCGCGTGCAGCCACACAGGCCACGTCCGTGCCGAGCATCGCGGCGAGCCTGAGCGAGAACTCCTCGCCGGCGCTCTGACGCGGCACCTCGCGCACGGAGGCGAGCCGCGCGATGTCGAGCCCGTCGCCGTGCAGATACCTCGCGCTCGCCATGTCGATGCCGCCCTCCAGCGCGGCCGCCATCGTCGCGGCGGCCGTCCCGTGCGCGAGCGCCCAGTGTTGCGTGTGGACCACGAGCGTGCGCGCGGGCACGATGGTGCGGACCCGGCGCAGTGCCGCCGCGACGTCCACCGGGTCGAGCAGGTCCACCGGCCGGCCCACGTAGGCCTGCAGCTCGTCCTCATTCATGCCGTAGACGTCCACGCGGTCCGTGATGGCGTCGATCACGATGCGCTCGAACCCGGGCACGTGGTATCCGCCGTCCTCGAAAACCACGGTGGCCTCGGCGGGCAGCCGCTCCATCGCGTCGCGCAGCTCGCGCATGCGCCGGACGAGCATCGGCTGGTCCGTCATCGAGTTGAAGCCGGAGATCAGGAACACCTGCGCCGTGGCGAGCAGGTCGCCCAACTCGTCAGCGAGCGCCATCTCGCGGTTGGGCGGATCGCACACGTAGATGAGCCGGTTCGCACGCTGCGACTCGACCACGGTGCCGTCCGCGAGCTCAACGCGCGCGCCCGCGGGGAACTGCATGATCAGGTGGGGGTTGATCGCGTCGGCGTCGCGGGAGCAGATGTACTCGACGTCGTCGGGGAGCAGCGCACGCACGTGGTCGTCCTCCGCGACCAGATGGAGGGTCGAGGGGATGCCGACCGCGCTCATCGCGAGCGCCGCACGCACCGAGGTGCCGCCCAGGGTGACGCGGCGCTCGTGCCGTCCTGCGACCGCTTCCACCACGTCGTGGCTGGCGACGGCGCGCTCGCCGCCCACGCCGTCGCGCACGAACGCGAGGATCGAGCGCACCAGGTCGCGCTCGGTCTCGATCACGTCGCCTCGCACGAGGTCGTCGCGGCCGATGCCGTGGTCGCGGGCCAGGCCCGTCATCACGGCGGAGTCCCAGACGGTCTCGTAGTCCAGGCAGCCGCCGAGCCCGAGCACCGTGGCGCTCGGGCTCGGCGTGGTGGAGGAGGTCATCATGCTGCCCAGGGTCTCAGTAGAGACCGGCCTTGCCGTCGGAGCCGAACAGGCGGATCTTGTGCGCGGCCTCCGCCTTCATCGCCTCGACCGCCGGGGGCTGGATGGTGTTGGGCTCACGCACCGAACCGTCCGCCAGCACTTCGCGCATCTTCACGTGATACGCCACCTTGATGTCGGAGGAGATGTTGATCTTGTTGATGCCCATCTTCGCCGCCTGACCGATCTCGGCGTCGGGGTTGTTCGAGCCGCCGTGCAGCACGAGCGGCACGCTGACCGCGGCCTTGATCTCCTGGAGCAGGTCGAGCTTCAGCTCGGGTTTCATCCACGACGGGTAGATGCCGTGCGAGGTGCCGATCGCGATCGCGAGGGAGTCCACGCCGGTGGCCTCGACGAACTTCACTGCCTCGTCGGGCTTGGTGTAGATGATCTCGTCCGCGCCATCCTCGGCCTCTGAGTCGGTCTTGCCGATGGTTCCGAGCTCGCCCTCGACGGACAGGCCCACCGCGTGCGCGGCCTCGACGGCGCGGCGCGTGAGGGCGACGTTCTCGTCGAACGGCAGCATCGAGCCGTCGAGCATCACGGACGTGAAGCCGGACTGGATGGCCCACAGCATCTGGTCGATGGTCGCGCCGTGGTCGAAGTGGATCGCCACCGGGACGCTCGACCGGTGCGCACGCTCACGGATGGCGAGCACCAGCTCGTCTCCCACGTGGGCGAGCTCGTCGGGGTGGATCGCGATGAGCAGCGGCGACTGGAGCTCCTCGCCGATCTCGAAGATTCCCCGATTCATGGCCCAGTCCGAGATGTTGAATGCCGGGATGGCAAAGGAGTGCTGGTTGGCGACCTTCAGAAGGTCGTCGCCGGTGACAAGCATGGGTGGTTCCTTTCGGGTGATGTGCTGGGGGATGTCGAGAGCTCGGGGTGGCTCACGCTTTCACTGCACCGGCGGTCATGCCGCCGATGAAATATCGCTGGAAGAACAGGAAGAGGATCAGCACCGGGATGCAGCCGAGCACGCTCATCGCCATCATCTGGTTCCAGTCGTAGGCGTGCTGGCCCATGAGCAGCTGGATGCCGATGGGCACGGTGCGCATGTCGTTCGTGCGCGTCAGGGTGAGTGCGAACAGGTACTCGTTCCACGCGATCATGAAGGTGTAGACGCCCACGGAGACCATGCCGGGCACGGAGATCGGCACGAGCACGCGCCAGAGTGCGGTCCAGGGGCTGCCGCCGTCGACCTTGACGGCCTCGTCGAGCTCACGCGGCAGGGTGTTGAAATACCCGGTCATCATGATGATCGCGTAGGGCAGGGTGAACACCATGTAGGTGAGGATCAGCCCGGGATAGGTGTTGTACAGCCCCAGCACCACCACGAGACCGAAGTACGGGATCAGCAGCGTGATGGGCGGCACGGCCTGGACCGAGATCACCACCACGTTGATGATGCGCTTGCCCTTGAACTCGTAGCGGGAGAACGCGTACGCGGCGAGCACCGCCACGAACAGGGTGAGGATCGTCACCGACCCGGCGATGAAGTAGCTGTTGAAGAAGAACCGGAGCTTCTCGGGGTCCGTCAGGATGGCGACGTACGCGTCGAACGAGAACCCTTCGGTGATGAGGCGCGGCGGGTACTCGAAGATCAGCCCGTTGGGCTTGAACGAGCTCGACAGCATCCACACCACGGGCAGCGCGGGGAACAGCGCACCGATGGTGAGCGCGGCGATCAGTCCGGCCTTCTTGCGCTTGCGCGCACGGATCACGTGGGCCCGGGTGGGCACCTCGAGCTGAGTGGGGGCGGACAGGGAAGTCTTGGTGGCAGTCATGGGTCAGTCCCTCGACTTCTGGTGGCGGACGTAGAAGAAGGCCAGCGTCATCGACAGCAGGAAGATGATCACGGCGGAGGCCGATGCGACGGCGAAGTCATAGGTCGAGAACGCCAGCTTGTAGGTGTACGTGGAGACCATCTCCGTGGCGTCGATGGGGCCGCCGCCGGTGGTCATCCAGATCAGCGCGAACTGCTGGGTGGTCCAGATGAAGTCCAGCAGCGCCATCGAGATGATGATGGGCTTCAGCTGAGGAAGCGTGACGTTGAAGAACTGCTTGACGGGGCCCGCGCGGTCGAGCCGTGCGGCCTCGTAGAGCTCGCTCGAGATGCCCTGCAGTCCTGCGAGCAGCGACACCATGAAGAACGGGTAGCCGGCCCAGATGTTGATGAATGTGATCGCCGGCAGGGCGAGCGACGGGTCGGACAGCCACGCGATCTCCTCCTCCGCGAACCCCAGTTCGGTGACGAAGAAGTTGACGATGCCGTTGGGCGACAGCAGCATGCGCCACAGCACGGCGACGATCGCCACGGTGAACAGCCACGGCAGGATGTAGATGGCCCGGTAGACCGCCTTGAGCCGGTTGCTGATCATGGGCGAGTTGAGCATCAGCGCGAAGCCCATGCCGAGCACGAAGTGCGCGATGACGGACGCGCCCGCGAAGATCGCGGTGTTGCTGACCGCCTTGAAGAACACGGGGTCGCCCAGCACCTGGGCGTAGTTCTCGAAGCCCACGAAGTCCGAGTTGGGGTTGATGATGACGCGGTCCACGAACGAGTAGCCGATCACCATCGCGATGGGCGTCACCATCAGGACGAGCAGCAGGACGAACGTGGGGGTCAGAAAGCCGTACGGCGCCACGGTGCCGCGGTAGCTCCGTCGGCCTCGCCATCGTCCGCGCGTCGGGCCGGCTTCGTCGCCGGTGCCGCCGTCGCCGGAGCCGGCGCTGGCCGGCGCGGTCGCGAGCGGCGCTGCGGCCGTTGCTTCCGTGGTCTCGGGGGGGTGTGTCACGAGTTTCACCTGATCTGTTGGGGAGGGTCCGTCGGCCGCGCCCCATGGTGGGGGTGCCTGGGCGCGGCCGACGGGGTCAGCGGACTAGAACTGCGACTCCCACTTGGTCTGGGTCGCGGTGAGCGCATCCTCGACGGAGATGTCTCCGTTGAGGACTCGCTGCAGCTCCTCTGCCATGTCGCGCATGAGCTGCTCGGCGACCGGCAGTCCCACGAACTCGTTGGCGGGGTAGCCCTCGTTCCAGACGTCGAACGCGGACTGGAAGATCTCGTCCTGCGTCACGAACTCCGGCACTGCGGTGCTGTTGCCCGGGAACGCGTTGGCCGCGTTGGCGAGCTCACCATTGGCGTCGGCGCTCATGAGGAACTCCACGAGCTTCCACGCCTCCTCCTTGTTCTCGGAGTTCTCGGCGACACCGATGCCCCACGAGGCGTACGGAGTGCCGCGCTCTCCCGCGTACCCGTCCTCGGCGGGAACCGCGTGGAGCGAGAAGTCGAGGTCGGGGCTGGACTCGCGCAGCGTGTTGATGTGCGCGAGGGACGAGATCATCATTCCCACGCGGCCGCTGCTGAACTCCTCGACCTTGTCCTGCTCCTTGAGCGTGGCGGCGCCCGGTGCGATGGCGCCGGCCTCGTCCAGACCGACCACGAAGTCGACAGCGCTCTGGACCTCGGGGTTGTTGACGTCGGGCGCACCGTCCTCGGTGAGCATCGACCCGCCTGACGCCCAGGCCCACGACATCACGTCGTTCTGGATGCCGTTGGGGGTCTCGAGCGACAGCGGGAGAATCCACCCGCTCGTGTTCTCGTCGCTCTCGGACACGGCGATGGCCGCGGCCTCGAACTCGCTGCGCGTGGACGGCGCTGCGTCGACGCCTGCATCGGCCAGCAGGCCGTCATTGGTGAACAGCATGTACGCGAAGTTCACCACCGGGATCATGTAGGTCGAGCCGCCCAGCTGAACCTGGCTCGCGAGCTCACCGTCGTCGTAGCCGGCGTCGGACATCAGTGCCGTGAGGTCCGCGATCGACCCCTGGTCAACGAAGTCGCTGACCCACGCGCCGTCGAGGCCGACCACGTCGGACATCGTGCCGGACGCCGCACCGGCGACGACCTGCTCACGGGTCGAGGCGTAGGGGCCGGACAGGAGCTCCACCTCGATGCCAGGGTTGGCCTCTTCGAAATCGTCCATCAGGCCGCGCAGCACGCCCTCCGGGAGCTCGGGCTCCCACCACTGCGCGAACTCGAGCGTGACGGTCTCGCCGTTGCCGCCACCGTCACCATCGCTCGGGCCATCCGAGGCGCCTTCGGAGCTGCAAGCGGTGACCAGCGCGAGCGCACTGATCGCGGCTGTCGCCCCGATCCACTTCCTCATACGAGCTTCCTTGCTCATGTCTCTCCAATCAGTGACCGCTCTGACGCGGAGTGCGCCTGCGCCACTTTGCGCTTTTCTGCGGTTTTACTCACGCTAGTGCGGCCTCTTGCGAGTTGTCAAGCATCAAAAGTCACAAAACCGCATCGGCGCTCGGGGAGTCTGCGGCCCTCCCGCCCTGGCGGACCCAAAGTCACTGCTGTTTCATGCTTTTTTGTGCTACAACTTCAGTCATGACACGTGCAGATTCCGCGCATCGCCCGCGCACTGATGCGGGGCGTCGCCTGCCTGCGGGGCGCAAGGCCGACCTCGTGGACGCGATCACGGACGCGGGGCAGGTGACGGTCGCTGAGCTCGCCGAGAAGTTCGCGGTCTCGCCCGACACGATCCGGCGCGACCTCGACCGTCTCGACGCGGACGGACTCGTCATTCGCACCCACGGAGGTGCCGTGAGCCCGCAGTCCGGCGCCAAGCCGGAGACTGCGCTCGACCTGCGCAAGCAGGTGCAGATGGCGGCCAAGGAGACCATCGGCGAGCTGGCGGCGGGCCTCGTCGACGACGGCGACACCATCATGATCAACGGCGGCACCACCGCCCTCGCGCTCGCTCGACACCTGGCCGATCACCGCAGCCTGACGATCGCCACCAACAACCTGCTGCTCTCCACTGAGATCGACCCGGAGTGCATCCGCAATCTGTACGTGTTCGGCGGCACGGTGCGCACCCATGATCACGTGAGCATCGGCCCCGTCCACCTCGGTGGCCTCGCCGGCGGCGTCGACCTCGATGTGCGCTGCCGCCTGTCGCTGATCGCCGTGGGCGGCGTCAACACGGCGAGCTTCTCCACGTCCAACGTCGCCGAGGCGACGATGATGAGGGACATGATGGAGGCGGGCGACACCGTCGCGGTGATGATCGACTCGTCGAAGTTCAATCGCAAGCTGTT
It encodes the following:
- a CDS encoding class I mannose-6-phosphate isomerase, translating into MTTAARAWILPANQPPARFYAGGERIAAFRGTGPAQPHTPEDWVGSVTTLFGHDRLGLSTLADSTLLADAVRAHPVSWLGADHVARYGDDPAVLVKLLDAGQRLPVHVHPDVPFAQRHLGLGHGKTEAWIFLEPAPVWLGFVRDVSREEVRSWVRDQDVDAMLGAMHRLQPAAGDAVLVPAGTPHAIGRGALVVELQEPTDLSVLMEWKDFAIDGVRDGHLGLGFDVALEALDRRGRELIEVASWRESSAEDDGALLPGAAEFFRAERLRGDSRCDAGFSVLVVADGEGVLVPAHGPEIPVRRGVTLLTPHAAGDLSLEDRGGLEVLRCRPPAA
- a CDS encoding ADP-dependent glucokinase/phosphofructokinase, translated to MMTSSTTPSPSATVLGLGGCLDYETVWDSAVMTGLARDHGIGRDDLVRGDVIETERDLVRSILAFVRDGVGGERAVASHDVVEAVAGRHERRVTLGGTSVRAALAMSAVGIPSTLHLVAEDDHVRALLPDDVEYICSRDADAINPHLIMQFPAGARVELADGTVVESQRANRLIYVCDPPNREMALADELGDLLATAQVFLISGFNSMTDQPMLVRRMRELRDAMERLPAEATVVFEDGGYHVPGFERIVIDAITDRVDVYGMNEDELQAYVGRPVDLLDPVDVAAALRRVRTIVPARTLVVHTQHWALAHGTAAATMAAALEGGIDMASARYLHGDGLDIARLASVREVPRQSAGEEFSLRLAAMLGTDVACVAARELVTDAPTTIGLGDAFVGGLVASLATGVAQGRSS
- a CDS encoding ketose-bisphosphate aldolase, with protein sequence MLVTGDDLLKVANQHSFAIPAFNISDWAMNRGIFEIGEELQSPLLIAIHPDELAHVGDELVLAIRERAHRSSVPVAIHFDHGATIDQMLWAIQSGFTSVMLDGSMLPFDENVALTRRAVEAAHAVGLSVEGELGTIGKTDSEAEDGADEIIYTKPDEAVKFVEATGVDSLAIAIGTSHGIYPSWMKPELKLDLLQEIKAAVSVPLVLHGGSNNPDAEIGQAAKMGINKINISSDIKVAYHVKMREVLADGSVREPNTIQPPAVEAMKAEAAHKIRLFGSDGKAGLY
- a CDS encoding carbohydrate ABC transporter permease — encoded protein: MTATKTSLSAPTQLEVPTRAHVIRARKRKKAGLIAALTIGALFPALPVVWMLSSSFKPNGLIFEYPPRLITEGFSFDAYVAILTDPEKLRFFFNSYFIAGSVTILTLFVAVLAAYAFSRYEFKGKRIINVVVISVQAVPPITLLIPYFGLVVVLGLYNTYPGLILTYMVFTLPYAIIMMTGYFNTLPRELDEAVKVDGGSPWTALWRVLVPISVPGMVSVGVYTFMIAWNEYLFALTLTRTNDMRTVPIGIQLLMGQHAYDWNQMMAMSVLGCIPVLILFLFFQRYFIGGMTAGAVKA
- a CDS encoding carbohydrate ABC transporter permease — encoded protein: MTHPPETTEATAAAPLATAPASAGSGDGGTGDEAGPTRGRWRGRRSYRGTVAPYGFLTPTFVLLLVLMVTPIAMVIGYSFVDRVIINPNSDFVGFENYAQVLGDPVFFKAVSNTAIFAGASVIAHFVLGMGFALMLNSPMISNRLKAVYRAIYILPWLFTVAIVAVLWRMLLSPNGIVNFFVTELGFAEEEIAWLSDPSLALPAITFINIWAGYPFFMVSLLAGLQGISSELYEAARLDRAGPVKQFFNVTLPQLKPIIISMALLDFIWTTQQFALIWMTTGGGPIDATEMVSTYTYKLAFSTYDFAVASASAVIIFLLSMTLAFFYVRHQKSRD
- a CDS encoding ABC transporter substrate-binding protein; translated protein: MRKWIGATAAISALALVTACSSEGASDGPSDGDGGGNGETVTLEFAQWWEPELPEGVLRGLMDDFEEANPGIEVELLSGPYASTREQVVAGAASGTMSDVVGLDGAWVSDFVDQGSIADLTALMSDAGYDDGELASQVQLGGSTYMIPVVNFAYMLFTNDGLLADAGVDAAPSTRSEFEAAAIAVSESDENTSGWILPLSLETPNGIQNDVMSWAWASGGSMLTEDGAPDVNNPEVQSAVDFVVGLDEAGAIAPGAATLKEQDKVEEFSSGRVGMMISSLAHINTLRESSPDLDFSLHAVPAEDGYAGERGTPYASWGIGVAENSENKEEAWKLVEFLMSADANGELANAANAFPGNSTAVPEFVTQDEIFQSAFDVWNEGYPANEFVGLPVAEQLMRDMAEELQRVLNGDISVEDALTATQTKWESQF
- a CDS encoding DeoR/GlpR family DNA-binding transcription regulator, coding for MTRADSAHRPRTDAGRRLPAGRKADLVDAITDAGQVTVAELAEKFAVSPDTIRRDLDRLDADGLVIRTHGGAVSPQSGAKPETALDLRKQVQMAAKETIGELAAGLVDDGDTIMINGGTTALALARHLADHRSLTIATNNLLLSTEIDPECIRNLYVFGGTVRTHDHVSIGPVHLGGLAGGVDLDVRCRLSLIAVGGVNTASFSTSNVAEATMMRDMMEAGDTVAVMIDSSKFNRKLFAQFAPLAMADYVITDQMPGTEYMNAFAAAGVEVICPE